The following proteins come from a genomic window of Mustelus asterias chromosome 1, sMusAst1.hap1.1, whole genome shotgun sequence:
- the syt4 gene encoding synaptotagmin-4 has protein sequence MAPIVVSGTDFDEIPAVVGIVSAFGLIFTVSMFAWICCQRKSTKANKTPPYKFVHMLKGVDIYPENLSNKKKFGADDKSDPKDKEAPKGKIPKNSLHLDLESRDQNGNFTKSHAKVRSSPQIESVPPKVLPDPEKDSLSSETSVSDKSTAPSEDQNNEPKLGSLMFSLKYNFDKKALLVDILEAHGLPAMDEQSMTSDPYVKMSILPDKKHRVKTRVLRKTLDPAFDETFTFYGIPYSQVQELSLHFLVLSFDRFSRDDVIGEVLVPMSGIELSEDKVQMTRDITKRNCRKSVGRGELLVSLCYQSTTNTLTVVVLKARHLPKNDVSGLSAADPYVKVNLYHDKKRISKKKTHVKKCTLNPVFNELFVFDIPCEGIENISVEFMVIDFDRMMKNEIIGRLVLGASAEGTVGEHWREICEHPRRQIAKWHCLSDG, from the exons ATGGCTCCGATTGTGGTGAGCGGGACAGACTTTG atGAGATACCGGCAGTTGTAGGGATAGTCAGTGCTTTTGGCCTGATATTTACAGTGTCCATGTTTGCATGGATCTGCTGTCAACGCAAGTCGACAAAAGCCAACAAAACCCCCCCATATAAATTCGTGCACATGCTGAAGGGAGTCGACATCTACCCCGAGAACCTGAGCAACAAAAAGAAATTCGGGGCGGATGACAAATCGGACCCTAAAGACAAGGAGGCCCCGAAAGGGAAAATACCAAAGAACTCTCTGCACCTGGACTTGGAGAGCCGCGACCAGAACGGCAATTTCACCAAATCACACGCCAAAGTCCGCAGCTCCCCGCAAATCGAGAGCGTCCCCCCCAAGGTGTTGCCAGACCCCGAGAAAGACAGTCTATCATCCGAGACCTCCGTCTCGGACAAGTCAACGGCACCTTCCGAGGATCAGAACAACGAGCCCAAACTGGGATCCTTGATGTTCTCCTTAAAGTACAACTTTGATAAGAAAGCGTTGCTTGTGGACATTCTGGAGGCTCACGGGCTGCCTGCCATGGACGAGCAGTCCATGACATCTGATCCGTATGTTAAAATGTCCATCTTGCCCGACAAAAAGCACCGAGTGAAGACTCGAGTCCTCAGGAAAACCCTGGACCCGGCGTTTGACGAGACGTTCACCTTTTACGGTATCCCCTACAGCCAGGTACAAGAGCTGTCCCTACACTTTCTGGTGCTGAGCTTCGACCGCTTCTCCAGAGACGATGTGATCGGGGAGGTCCTGGTGCCAATGTCGGGGATTGAACTCTCAGAAGACAAAGTGCAGATGACCAGGGACATCACCAAGAGGAACTGCCGG AAATCTGTGGGCCGTGGTGAATTATTAGTGTCCCTTTGCTATCAATCCACTACCAACACCTTGACTGTTGTTGTACTAAAAGCCCGCCATCTGCCTAAAAATGATGTGTCTGGATTATCAG CTGCTGACCCTTATGTGAAAGTCAACCTGTATCATGATAAGAAACGAATATCAAAGAAAAAGACCCATGTTAAGAAATGCACTCTCAATCCAGTGTTCAATGAACTGTTTGTCTTTGACATTCCATGTGAGGGGATTGAAAATATCAGCGTTGAGTTTATGGTCATCGACTTTGACAGAATGATGAAGAACGAGATCATTGGGCGCCTAGTGCTAGGAGCATCAGCAGAAGGGACAGTAGGAGAGCATTGGAGGGAGATCTGTGAGCACCCAAGGCGACAAATTGCCAAATGGCATTGTCTCAGTGATGGTTAG